The Amphiprion ocellaris isolate individual 3 ecotype Okinawa chromosome 6, ASM2253959v1, whole genome shotgun sequence genome contains a region encoding:
- the idua gene encoding alpha-L-iduronidase, whose product MVCKTLSVLVLLLNISAASGGSYVITVDVGNPTGDLKHFWRSTGFCPPLPHTQSHQFDLNIDQQLNLAYVGSVPHGGIQQVRIHWMLELVSAQDIGGQPQYNFTKLDQLIELLHVNGLQPGFELMGSVSNYFTDFENKSQVFEWRNLVHLIAKRYIDKYGLGSVSRWNFETWNEPNNHDFDNVTVSIQGFLNYYDACSEGLRSANSLLRFGGPGDSCHTPPHSPYCWAMLQHCYNGTNYFTGETGVRIDYIALHKKGGGYSLPILQQEIQTVEEIQEHFPRFRSLPVYNDEADPLVGWSRPQEWRADVTYAAMVVKVINQHQDLLLVDPNSTINYTLLSNDNAFLSYHPHPFTQRTLTARFQVNNTQPPHVQLIRKPVLTVMGLLALLGEKQVRAQVLNSAGNHNSTVGVLASSHKPAIPGGSDSWQAAVLVCNSDDNSTSTNADDVTVSVTGLPAQEGLVYVTYYMDNNVTNPYQMWQNMGSPDYPTVEQFRRLRSGQDAHTDGPWKVPAGDTLTLKAKLPVPSVFLIHVCAQPKAVPDQVNGLRFIRITKAQVLIVWSDHCVDSKCIKTFEVEFSKDQKEFSRINTLDIIFTSYVFSPVDRVVGGLYRVRAVDYWGRPGLYSLPERYSEES is encoded by the exons ATGGTGTGCAAAACTTTATCAGTCCTGGTTTTACTCCTGAACATTTCAGCAGCTTCAGGCGGTTCGTATGTTATCACAGTTGATGTGGGAAATCCAACAGGAGATCTTAAACACTTCTGGAGGAGTACTGGATTCTG CCCTCCACTCCCTCATACCCAGTCCCACCAGTTTGACCTGAACATCGACCAGCAGCTGAATCTGGCCTATGTGGGCTCAGTTCCCCATGGAGGGATCCAGCAGGTCCGAATACACTGGATGCTGGAGCTGGTCAGTGCACA AGATATTGGAGGACAACCCCAGTATAACTTCACTAAACTGGACCAGCTGATAGAACTCTTGCATGTTAATGGACTCCAGCCAG GCTTTGAACTGATGGGCAGTGTGTCTAACTACTTCACTGACTTTGAGAACAAATCACAAGTGTTTGAGTGGAGAAATCTGGTTCATCTCATAGCCAAGAGGTACATTG aTAAATATGGCCTGGGAAGTGTGTCTCGGTGGAACTTTGAAACATGGAACGAACCCAACAACCACGACTTCGACAATGTCACTGTGTCAATTCAAG ggtttctCAACTACTATGATGCCTGTTCGGAGGGTCTGCGTTCTGCCAACAGTCTCCTGAGGTTTGGAGGTCCAGGAGACTCTTGTCACACACCCCCACACTCCCCATACTGTTGGGCCATGCTGCAGCACTGCTACAACGGAACCAACTACTTCACTGGAGAGACGGGGGTCAGGATTGACTACATTGCCCTGCATAAGAAG gGAGGAGGCTACTCTTTGCCAATCCTTCAGCAGGAGATCCAGACAGTAGAGGAGATCCAGGAGCATTTCCCTCGGTTCCGCAGCCTTCCTGTGTATAACGATGAGGCTGATCCTCTGGTTGGTTGGTCCAGGCCTCAGGAGTGGAGGGCTGATGTGACATACGCTGCAATGGTGGTGAAG GTAATAAATCAGCACCAGGATCTGTTGCTAGTAGACCCGAACAGCACCATCAACTACACTCTGCTGAGCAACGACAACGCCTTCCTCAGCTACCACCCGCACCCCTTCACCCAGCGCACACTGACCGCCCGCTTCCAGGTCAACAACACCCAGCCACCTCACGTCCAGCTCATCAGGAAGCCTGTCCTCACCGTCATGGGCCTGCTGGCTTTGCTAG GAGAGAAGCAGGTCCGGGCTCAGGTTCTGAACTCAGCAGGAAACCACAACAGCACAGTGGGAGTTCTTGCCAGCAGCCACAAACCTGCAATACCAGGCGGCTCAGACAGCTGGCAGGCAGCGGTGCTGGTCTGCAACAGTGACGACAACAGCACCTCCACCAACGCTGACGATGTTACTGTCTCAGTCACAGGACTACCTGCACAAGAAG GTCTTGTGTATGTCACATATTACATGGATAATAATGTAACCAACCCATACCAGATGTGGCAGAACATGGGCAGCCCCGACTACCCCACAGTAGAACAATTCAGACGGCTCCGGAGTGGGCAG GACGCTCATACTGATGGACCCTGGAAGGTTCCTGCAGGAGACACTCTGACTCTGAAAGCCAAACTGCCCGTTCCCTCCGTCTTCCTCATCCATGTGTGCGCTCAGCCCAAAGCTGTGCCAGATCAG GTCAACGGATTACGTTTCATCAGGATCACCAAAGCCCAAGTTCTTATTGTCTGGTCTGATCATTGTGTTGATTCAAA ATGCATCAAGACATTTGAAGTGGAATTCTCCAAAGACCAGAAGGAATTCAGCAGAATTAACACCCTGGACATCATTTTTACTTCTTATGTCTTTTCACCTG TGGACCGGGTGGTCGGTGGTCTGTACAGAGTTCGAGCTGTGGACTACTGGGGAAGGCCGGGCCTTTACTCACTGCCAGAGAGGTATTCAGAGGAATCTTAA
- the LOC111569442 gene encoding purpurin-like, translated as MDFQIFALVMFFLACVEHSLATCVVDSFTVKDDFDPQRYAGKWYALQKKDPEGLFLQDNISAEYTVGDDGAMVASSRGRVTLFGFWVVCADMAAQYSVPDPGTPGKMFMNYQGLASYLSSGGDNYWVIDTDYDNYAITYACRTVKDDGSCEDGYSLVFSRNPRGLPPAIQRVVRQKQEEICMAGQFQPVLQSGAC; from the exons ATGGATTTCCAAATCTTTGCCCTGGTGATGTTCTTCCTGGCCTGTGTGGAGCACAGCCTGGCCACCTGTGTGGTGGACAGCTTCACAGTCAAAGACGATTTTGACCCCCAGAGA TATGCAGGAAAGTGGTACGCTCTGCAGAAGAAAGACCCTGAGGGTTTGTTCCTGCAGGACAACATCTCTGCTGAATACACTGTTGGTGATGATGGTGCCATGGTGGCCTCCTCCAGAGGCAGAGTCACTCTCTTTGG GTTCTGGGTTGTCTGTGCTGACATGGCTGCTCAGTACTCAGTGCCTGACCCTGGCACCCCCGGCAAGATGTTCATGAACTACCAGGGACTGGCCAGCTACCTCTCCAGCGGCG GTGACAACTACTGGGTCATTGACACCGACTATGACAACTACGCCATCACCTACGCCTGCCGCACTGTGAAGGACGATGGAAGCTGCGAGGACGGCTACTCCCTGGTCTTCTCCCGCAACCCCCGCGGCCTCCCCCCTGCCATCCAGAGAGTGGTCCGCCAGAAGCAGGAGGAAATCTGCATGGCTGGACAGTTCCAGCCTGTGCTGCAGTCCG GAGCTTGCTAA